Proteins encoded by one window of Calonectris borealis chromosome 32, bCalBor7.hap1.2, whole genome shotgun sequence:
- the VASP gene encoding vasodilator-stimulated phosphoprotein isoform X2: MQPDQQVVLNCPLARGLRYSQATPQFHQWREARRVWGLSFGAPREAALFAAAVLQALRALEEGTPLSWPDPDGSAPEEPEQLERQALEEPERRVAAAGTPAVPTGGPPPPPGPPPPPGPPPPPGPPPATGVPPAPPLPVAAGAAGGGPGGGPGFAAAIAGAKLRKVGKDEAPGAGAPPAPPKGEGARGGAGGGLMEEMSAMLARRRKATLQGDKPAPKRDEDVTSDEAEPGTRTPGQPAEPVRRPWEKASSTLPRMKSAIPAAPADPPGPADELDLERLKQELLEEVRRELQKMKEEIIEAFMVELRKRSAP, encoded by the exons ATGCAGCCTGACCAGcag GTGGTGCTGAACTGCCCGCTGGCGCGGGGGCTGCGCTACAGCCAGGCCACCCCCCAGTTCCACCAGTGGCGGGAGGCCCGCCGGGTCTGGGGGCTCAGCTTCGGGGCCCCCCGCGAGGCCGCCCTCTTCGCCGCCGCCGTCCTGCAGGCCCTGCGGGCGCTGGAGGAGG GCACCCCGCTGTCCTGGCCGGACCCCGATGGTTCGGCTCCGGAGGAGCCTGAGCAGCTGGAGAG GCAGGCGCTGGAGGAGCCCGAGCGCCGCGTGGCGGCTGCAG GCACCCCGGCCGTGCCCACTGGAggacccccgccgccccccggcccccccccgcccccggggccccccccaccccccggacccccgccaGCCACGGGGGTCCCACCTGCCCCCCCCTTGCCGGTAGCggcgggtgctgccggggggggccccggggggggacccGGCTTTGCTGCCGCCATCGCGGGGGCTAAACTCAGGAAAGTCGGCAAG GACGAGGCGCCGGGTGCAGgggccccccctgcaccccccaagggcgagggtgcccgggggggggctgggggggggctaaTGGAGGAGATGAGCGCCATGCTGGCCCGACG gagGAAAGCCACCCTGCAGGGGGACAAGCCAGCGCCAAAGCGGGACGAGGACGTCACCAGC GACGAGGCGGAGCCGGGCACTAGGACCCCGGGGCAGCCCGCGG AGCCCGTGCGGAGGCCCTGGGAGAAGGCCAGCTCCACGCTGcccag gatgaAGTCGGCCATCCCGGCTGCCCCTGCCGACCCCCCTGGCCCGGCCGATGAGCTTGACCTGGAGCGACTCAAACAG gagctgctggaggaggtgcGGAGGGAGCTGCAGAAGATGAAGGAGGAGATCATCGAAG CGTTCATGGTGGAGCTGCGGAAGCGGAGCGCGCCCTAa
- the OPA3 gene encoding optic atrophy 3 protein has product MVAGAFPLAKLLTLGARQLSRPLAARIKAGARASPFFRAYVCLPPAQLYHWVEMRAKMRLMGFRGAAIKPLNEEAAAELGAELLGEAIVFGVGGLCLYLEYARQAGQARRREDEQAAALREVGEQLEQLRAELDAMAARLPPGHAPGPAPAASSPAPAAGHAAGAEGGGSGHAPARAGH; this is encoded by the exons ATGGTGGCGGGCGCGTTCCCGCTGGCCAAGCTGCTGACGCTGGGCGCGCGCCAGCTGAGCCGCCCCCTGGCGGCCCGCATCAAGGCCGGGGCGCGCGCCAGCCCCTTCTTCCGCGCCTACGTCTGCCTCCCGCCCGCGCAGC tgtaCCACTGGGTGGAGATGCGCGCCAAGATGCGGCTGATGGGTTTCCGCGGCGCCGCCATCAAACCGCTGAACGAGGAAGCGGCGGCGGAGCTGGGAGCGGAGCTGCTGGGGGAAGCGATCGTCTTCGGCGTGGGAGGGCTCTGCCTCTACCTGGAGTACGCCCGGCAGGCGGGGCAGGCCCGGCGGCGGGAGGACGAGcaggcggcggcgctgcgggaggtgggggagcagctggagcaacTGCGGGCGGAGCTGGACGCCATGGCGGCGCGCCTACCGCCGGGAcacgcccccggccccgcccccgccgcctctagccccgcccccgccgccgggcacgCCGCCGGAGCCGAAGGCGGTGGCTCGGGACACGCCCCCGCCAGAGCCGGCCATTAA
- the VASP gene encoding vasodilator-stimulated phosphoprotein isoform X1: protein MSETVLCSARAAVLLYDDTHKQWVAAGGGPQTLSCVQLYHHPGANAFRLVGRKMQPDQQVVLNCPLARGLRYSQATPQFHQWREARRVWGLSFGAPREAALFAAAVLQALRALEEGTPLSWPDPDGSAPEEPEQLERQALEEPERRVAAAGTPAVPTGGPPPPPGPPPPPGPPPPPGPPPATGVPPAPPLPVAAGAAGGGPGGGPGFAAAIAGAKLRKVGKDEAPGAGAPPAPPKGEGARGGAGGGLMEEMSAMLARRRKATLQGDKPAPKRDEDVTSDEAEPGTRTPGQPAEPVRRPWEKASSTLPRMKSAIPAAPADPPGPADELDLERLKQELLEEVRRELQKMKEEIIEAFMVELRKRSAP from the exons ATGAG CGAGACGGTGCTGTGCAGCGCCCGGGCAGCGGTGCTGCTCTACGATGACACCCACAAGCAGTGGGTGGCGGCGGGTGGGGGTCCCCAGACCCTCAGCTGCGTCCAGCTCTACCACCACCCCGGCGCCAACGCCTTCCGCCTGGTGGGGCGCAAGATGCAGCCTGACCAGcag GTGGTGCTGAACTGCCCGCTGGCGCGGGGGCTGCGCTACAGCCAGGCCACCCCCCAGTTCCACCAGTGGCGGGAGGCCCGCCGGGTCTGGGGGCTCAGCTTCGGGGCCCCCCGCGAGGCCGCCCTCTTCGCCGCCGCCGTCCTGCAGGCCCTGCGGGCGCTGGAGGAGG GCACCCCGCTGTCCTGGCCGGACCCCGATGGTTCGGCTCCGGAGGAGCCTGAGCAGCTGGAGAG GCAGGCGCTGGAGGAGCCCGAGCGCCGCGTGGCGGCTGCAG GCACCCCGGCCGTGCCCACTGGAggacccccgccgccccccggcccccccccgcccccggggccccccccaccccccggacccccgccaGCCACGGGGGTCCCACCTGCCCCCCCCTTGCCGGTAGCggcgggtgctgccggggggggccccggggggggacccGGCTTTGCTGCCGCCATCGCGGGGGCTAAACTCAGGAAAGTCGGCAAG GACGAGGCGCCGGGTGCAGgggccccccctgcaccccccaagggcgagggtgcccgggggggggctgggggggggctaaTGGAGGAGATGAGCGCCATGCTGGCCCGACG gagGAAAGCCACCCTGCAGGGGGACAAGCCAGCGCCAAAGCGGGACGAGGACGTCACCAGC GACGAGGCGGAGCCGGGCACTAGGACCCCGGGGCAGCCCGCGG AGCCCGTGCGGAGGCCCTGGGAGAAGGCCAGCTCCACGCTGcccag gatgaAGTCGGCCATCCCGGCTGCCCCTGCCGACCCCCCTGGCCCGGCCGATGAGCTTGACCTGGAGCGACTCAAACAG gagctgctggaggaggtgcGGAGGGAGCTGCAGAAGATGAAGGAGGAGATCATCGAAG CGTTCATGGTGGAGCTGCGGAAGCGGAGCGCGCCCTAa